The segment ATTGGCAACCTAAAGGCCGCAAGCGACATGGAAAACTTCAAAATCGAGACGCAAAAACAGCTTGGAAAAAACCCGGTGGCTATCAACAAGATATACCGCGGCATAATCACCGAGATTGACAAGACAAAAAAGACGCTCAAGGCCTATATCGGCACCACGCAGGGCACGATAACGCAGGAAAACTACGCCTGGGTAAAGCACTATAACCCAAAAGACATACCGGACGGCGCATATGACATGAAAAGCCCGCTCGATGTCCTGCATGCGGGAGATATCGTAGACCTCAAGGTGCTCAAGATAAACTACGAGGGAGACAATACTGTTCTTTCCCTTGCCATAGAGCAGGAACCACAGGCAGAGGCAGCGCTTATCGCAATGGAGCCATCTACCGGGTACGTCAGGGCAATGGTTGGCGGCTCGGACTTCTATTCCACGCAGTTCATACGCCCTACCCAATCGAAAAGGCAGCCCGGTTCGGCATTCAAGCCGCTTATATACGCCGCTGCAATAGACAGCGGCAAGTACACGCCTGCGACAACGGTACTCGACTCTCCGATGGTGTTCGCGGAGATAAAAGACGTTGTAAAGGAACACGAAACTGATTCTAAAAACGATTCCTTCGAATGGAAGCCAAGGAACTACGACGGCAAGTTCCTTGGCCCAACTACCATCAGAAAGGCTGTGGCGCTATCTAGAAACGTCATCACAATCAAGGTCCTTCAGGATATCGGCGTTGACCCGGCAATAGAGTACGCCAGAAAATTCGGCATCGAGAGCCCGCTTGCAAAAGACCTTTCCATAGCTCTCGGGTCTTCGGCAGTGACGCTTGAAGAGCTTACCAGAGCCTTCTCGACGATTGCGAACCGCGGCGTCAAGACAAGGCCGATATATGTAACAAAGGTCACGGACAAAAACGGCGTTGTGCTCGAAGAATTCAAGCCGGAAACGGAAGAAGTGCTTAGCCCCCAGAGCGCGTACATCACGACGAGTCTTCTGCAAGGCGTTGTGGAGCACGGCACGGGATGGAGGGCTAAGGCGCTCGGGCGTCCGTCCGCAGGCAAGACAGGCACGACAAACAACTTAAACGACGCATGGTACATCGGCTACACCACCGACATGATAACCGGCGTATGGGTTGGCTACGACAAGGAACGCATGCTCGGGCACGGAGAAACAGGCTCCACCGCCGCCTCCCCCATCTGGGTGGATTTCATGAAGGTGGCAATCGAGGGCACCGCGCCAAAGAGTTTCCCCATCCCCGAGGACATAGAGTTCGTCAAGATAGATTCCGAAACAGGCCTTCTCGCCACCCCTACGACAGTGAAACCTATATTCGAGGTCTTTAGAAAGGGCACTGCCCCAAAAGAGTTCTCTATCAAAAAACAATCAACCGGCTCAAGCGACTTTTTCAGGGAAGACCTCGGCGGAGACTCCCCGCCCCCAACACAAGGCGGCTCGATACCTGACGCAACGAAAAAACCCGTACCAGACGCCCTTTAACAGGCACTCCAGGGCTGCCCCATGCTATACGCCTTTATATCGGACATACACTCGAACCTCGAGGCCCTCTCTGCCGTGCTTACGAAATGCGCGGACATCGGCGCTGATAATATCGTCTGTCTCGGCGACATAGTCGGCTACAACGCAAACCCAAACGAATGCATAGAACTCATACGTAAAAACAACATACGCTCGGTCATGGGCAACCACGACGAGAGGGCCGCAGGACTTTGCGAGCCTGACACCTTCAACGCCGAAGCGCAGGCAGCTATCTACTGGACAAGAGAGGCCATGAGCCGTGAACACAGGGCCTATCTCAAATCTCTACCGCAGCAAGTAGACGAGAAAAACGGTATCTCTGCGGTGCACGGAACGCTTAGAAGCCATGACGAGTACCTATTTAGCGCAGAGGATGCGCCGTTCGAGCTAAAGCTCGTGCAGAAGAGCGCGATAAAAATACTTTTCTTCGGGCACACGCACTCGCCTGCGCTCTACGGCACAAAGACAGTACCCGGAGCCTCGGTGTACTTGCAGCAGGAAACGATACTTGACCCTTCAGGCATTTACCTCGTAAACCCGGGAAGTGTCGGGCAGCCCAGAGACGGCGACCCGAGAGCGGCGTTTTGCACATTTGACAGTGAAAGCGGCGTGCTGAAGTTCCATCGTGTCGAATACGACATAAAAAAAGCCTCTCAAAAGGTTCTGGCAGCTGGGCTGCCCGAATACCTTGGCAAGAGGCTTTTTACCGGAAGATAGATTTTCAAGCCGCGCCGTAGCAAAACGGCGCGCACATCAATGGACAGTGCCCTTGGACTCCTCTACGACCTCTTGTTTCTCTTCAGCCTTGAACGGGTCTTTGGTGAACTTCTCGCGGCAATGCTTGCAAACGAGGTATATGCGCTCCCTGTAGACGTCCTCTTCTATATCCGACTGGTTCATGTGCTCCATGGCGTCGAGAAGCTCGTTCATGCGCTCCTCTATCTCGCCGCCCTCGACGTCCTCGAGATATCCGTCGAAATCAGCG is part of the Deltaproteobacteria bacterium genome and harbors:
- a CDS encoding metallophosphatase family protein; protein product: MLYAFISDIHSNLEALSAVLTKCADIGADNIVCLGDIVGYNANPNECIELIRKNNIRSVMGNHDERAAGLCEPDTFNAEAQAAIYWTREAMSREHRAYLKSLPQQVDEKNGISAVHGTLRSHDEYLFSAEDAPFELKLVQKSAIKILFFGHTHSPALYGTKTVPGASVYLQQETILDPSGIYLVNPGSVGQPRDGDPRAAFCTFDSESGVLKFHRVEYDIKKASQKVLAAGLPEYLGKRLFTGR
- a CDS encoding PBP1A family penicillin-binding protein, which gives rise to MFYRQNNGNPGLRERFYNYIKETRAYKYAEPRIRNSKTLQAAYKWLQSTRAYQYFTTKLPKWAQAICLVFAAGFLYTFLLYIYFILSLPSVSELSNYSPSLVTKVYSADKELVAEFFEERRVMVSISQVPQHVINTVLAAEDRDFYKHGGIKYISILRALYVNLTTNRTEGASTITQQVAKNILLTPERTYTRKFKEMILAKRIERAFTKDQILELYLNQIYFGNGAYGIQAACEAYFGKHVKDIDVAEAAMLMGLISNPTKYSPYQNPSIAKARQERVIRLMLENGFITEAEEKKAATKVLDIKPSRPKTVWIGPYFTEHVRRYLEEKYGERLYKEGLRVYTTLNVKFQVAANEAVEAGLRAYDKRNGYRGPIGNLKAASDMENFKIETQKQLGKNPVAINKIYRGIITEIDKTKKTLKAYIGTTQGTITQENYAWVKHYNPKDIPDGAYDMKSPLDVLHAGDIVDLKVLKINYEGDNTVLSLAIEQEPQAEAALIAMEPSTGYVRAMVGGSDFYSTQFIRPTQSKRQPGSAFKPLIYAAAIDSGKYTPATTVLDSPMVFAEIKDVVKEHETDSKNDSFEWKPRNYDGKFLGPTTIRKAVALSRNVITIKVLQDIGVDPAIEYARKFGIESPLAKDLSIALGSSAVTLEELTRAFSTIANRGVKTRPIYVTKVTDKNGVVLEEFKPETEEVLSPQSAYITTSLLQGVVEHGTGWRAKALGRPSAGKTGTTNNLNDAWYIGYTTDMITGVWVGYDKERMLGHGETGSTAASPIWVDFMKVAIEGTAPKSFPIPEDIEFVKIDSETGLLATPTTVKPIFEVFRKGTAPKEFSIKKQSTGSSDFFREDLGGDSPPPTQGGSIPDATKKPVPDAL